The Streptomyces sp. NBC_00286 nucleotide sequence ACCGATGACCCGGACGACCTGGAGTACACCCCCGCGATCGAACGCATCGACGCGCGCGGCCAGCTCGCGATGCCCGGCCTGGTCAACTGCCATACGCACGCACCGATGGTCGCCCTGCGCGGTGTCGCCGAGGACCTGCCCCTCGAGGAATGGTTCAACGACGTCATCTGGCCCATCGAGTCCAACCTCAAGGACAAGGATGTGGAGTTGGGGGCGCGGCTCGCCTGCGCCGAGATGATCCGGGGCGGTGTCACCTGCTTCGCGGACCACTACTTCTCCATGGACACCGTCGCCGCCGTGGTGGCCGACTGCGGAATGCGCGCCAATCTAGGCGAGGCCTACTTCTCCTCGCAGGGAGCCGAAGGGCGCGAGCGGTCACTGGACTTCGCACTACGACAGCGAGGGGCGGCCGACGGCCGCATCACCACCTCGCTCGCCCCGCACGCCCCGTACACCGTCGACGACGCCGATCTCGCGGCCACCGCTCAACTCGCCGGTGAGCACGGCCTGTTGGTGCACATCCATGCCGCCGAGAACCGCGACCAGACCGACACCAGCCTGACCCGGCACGGCCGCACGCCGATCGAGATCCTTGAGGGCGCCGGGCTCCTCGATGTCGATCTGCTCATCGCGCACGGCACGGGGATCGTGGAGCGTGACCTGCCCGTCCTCGCCGGCGCCACGGGGCGCGTCGCGGTGGCCAGTGCGCCGCGCGGCTACCTCAAGTTCGCCTGGCCGACGACCACTCCGGTACGCGCCCTGCGGGAGCTCGGCATCCCTGTCGGGCTCGGCACGGACGGGGCCGCGTCGAACGGTTCGCTGGACGTGTGGGATGCCATGGCCCTCACCGCGCTGATGCAGAAGTTCACGGAGCGTGACGCGCGGTGGCTGACCTCGCGGCAGGCTCTGCATCACGCGACGTTGCAGAGTGCGCGGGCGGTCGGGCTCGGGGAGTCGATCGGCAGCCTTGCACCGGGGCGAAAGGCCGACATCATCCTCGTCGACCTCTCCGGGCCGCACACTCAGCCTGTGCACGACGTCGCCGCCGCCCTGGTGCACAGCGCTCGCTCCAGTGACGTACGCACGACGATCGTCGACGGGCGGGTCCTCATGCGTGAGCGTGAGCTGCTGACGCTCGATGTGGCGGGGATCGTGGGGGAGCTGGGGGAGCGGATGCCGTCGCTGCTCGATCGGAGCCATGGCAGGAAGATTCAGGAGTACGACGCCTGAGTGTGGCGGAGGGGGTGGACTTGAGGTGGGGAGCACGGGGCGGGTGTGAAGAAGGGCCCGATATCACTACGAGTGCGAGGAGTGACACGAAACGTCACGAAAGCTGAGAGATCACTCACACCGAGG carries:
- a CDS encoding amidohydrolase, whose product is MTSPDAKNAADLIITGCTALVHDDHEQIDLVEDATIVVRDGLIESVTTDDPDDLEYTPAIERIDARGQLAMPGLVNCHTHAPMVALRGVAEDLPLEEWFNDVIWPIESNLKDKDVELGARLACAEMIRGGVTCFADHYFSMDTVAAVVADCGMRANLGEAYFSSQGAEGRERSLDFALRQRGAADGRITTSLAPHAPYTVDDADLAATAQLAGEHGLLVHIHAAENRDQTDTSLTRHGRTPIEILEGAGLLDVDLLIAHGTGIVERDLPVLAGATGRVAVASAPRGYLKFAWPTTTPVRALRELGIPVGLGTDGAASNGSLDVWDAMALTALMQKFTERDARWLTSRQALHHATLQSARAVGLGESIGSLAPGRKADIILVDLSGPHTQPVHDVAAALVHSARSSDVRTTIVDGRVLMRERELLTLDVAGIVGELGERMPSLLDRSHGRKIQEYDA